One window of the Eucalyptus grandis isolate ANBG69807.140 chromosome 8, ASM1654582v1, whole genome shotgun sequence genome contains the following:
- the LOC104415581 gene encoding 40S ribosomal protein S21-2, with amino-acid sequence MQNEEGQNMDLYIPRKCSATNRLITSKDHASVQINVGHLGPDGVYTNQFTTFALCGFTRAQGDADGAIDRLWQKKRAEIRQ; translated from the exons ATGCAGAACGAGGAGGGTCAAAATATGGATCTTTACATCCCCAGGAAGTG CTCTGCCACAAATAGGCTCATTACATCTAAGGATCATGCCTCCGTGCAGATCAACGTGGGGCACTTGGGCCCTGATGGAGTCTACACCAACCAATTCACCACATTCGCCCTCTGCGGTTTCACCCGAGCACAG GGTGATGCTGATGGTGCCATTGATAGGCTCTGGCAAAAGAAGAGGGCTGAAATTCGACAATAA